A genomic window from Fusarium falciforme chromosome 2, complete sequence includes:
- a CDS encoding L-ornithine N(5)-monooxygenase: MTPHSEVSLNGAESAPALNGTNGTNGTNGTNSAANGHHGPSNGTTNGTTNGNGNGNHAAPVTGPRVHKERSKYLEAAPADSEFDLICAGFGPASLAVAAAIHDALAEGQKLTPDGSAPKVLFLEKQTRFAWHAGMLLPGAKMQISFIKDLATLRNPRSEFTFLNYLHCQGRLVDFTNLSTFLPARNEYEDYLRWCSSWFDHVVQYNNEVLSISPVDKEAGAVKNFIVQARNGKTGQIQSYRSRHVLVAAGGQASLPKSLPSKHPRVLHSSQFANYAPQILTKQNAPYRVAVIGAGQSAAEIFNNVQNLYPNSKTWLIMRQEFLRPSDDSPFVNTVFNPEYIDSMWPRSANARQALLTEARATNYGVVRLELIEHLYEKMYDQKREISDDETQWPHRILAGREIASVDTKGDVLEIKVQNVQDGPLDGFVNEEILEADLIVAATGYKRSAHVDMLKDAWSMLPKTVSGRTEFGKGVNGWNVETPEGERKIAVARDYRVKFSPGAVADNSGVWLQGCCEGTHGLSDTLLSVLGTRSGEIVQSIFKQ, encoded by the exons ATGACTCCCCACAGCGAGGTTTCTCTTAACGGCGCCGAGTCCGCCCCGGCCCTGAACGGAACCAACGGTACCAACGGTACCAACGGTACCAACAGTGCCGCCAACGGTCATCACGGACCTTCCAACGGCACCACCAACGGAACCaccaacggcaacggcaacggcaaccATGCCGCCCCCGTCACCGGACCCCGAGTGCACAAGGAGCGCTCCAAGTATCTCGAGGCCGCCCCTGCGGATTCCGAGTTCGACCTCATCTGCGCCGGCTTTGGCCCCGCCAGTCTTgctgtcgccgccgccatccACGACGCCCTTGCCGAGGGCCAGAAGCTCACTCCTGATGGCTCCGCCCCCAAGGTCCTGTTCCTCGAGAAGCAGACTCGCTTCGCCTGGCACGCCGGTATGCTCCTCCCTGGAGCCAAGATGCAGATCTCTTTCATCAAGGACCTTGCCACTCTCCGCAACCCCCGATCCGAGTTCACTTTCCTCAACTACCTCCACTGCCAGGGCCGTCTTGTCGACTTCACTAACCTGAGCACTTTCCTGCCTGCCCGTAACGAGTACGAGGACTACCTCCGGTGGTGCTCTTCCTGGTTCGACCACGTTGTCCAGTACAACAACGAGGTGCTCTCCATCTCCCCCGTCGACAAGGAGGCTGGCGCCGTCAAGAACTTCATTGTCCAGGCCCGCAACGGCAAGACCGGTCAGATCCAGTCCTACCGCAGCCGACATGTCCTCGTCGCCGCTGGTGGCCAGGCTTCGCTCCCCAAGAGCCTCCCCTCCAAGCACCCTCGCGTCCTCCACTCCTCTCAGTTCGCCAACTACGCCCCTCAGATCCTCACCAAGCAGAACGCTCCTTATCGCGTTGCCGTCATTGGTGCCGGCCAGAGTGCCGCCGAGATCTTCAACAACGTCCAGAACCTTTACCCCAACTCCAAGACCTGGTTGATCATGCGCCAGGAGTTCCTCCGACCCAGCGACGACTCTCCTTT CGTCAACACCGTCTTCAACCCAGAGTACATTGACAGCATGTGGCCCCGATCTGCCAATGCCCGTCAGGCTCTGCTTACTGAGGCCCGCGCCACCAACTACGGTGTCGTCCGCCTGGAGCTCATTGAGCACCTCTATGAGAAGATGTACGACCAGAAGCGTGAGATTAGCGACGACGAGACTCAGTGGCCCCACCGAATCCTGGCAGGCCGCGAGATCGCCAGCGTCGACACCAAGGGCGACGTCCTGGAGATCAAGGTGCAGAACGTCCAGGACGGTCCCCTCGACGGCTTCGTCAACGAGGAGATCCTCGAGGCTGATCTTATCGTCGCCGCCACCGGCTACAAGCGCAGCGCCCACGTCGACATGCTCAAGGACGCCTGGTCCATGCTGCCCAAGACTGTGTCGGGACGCACCGAGTTTGGCAAGGGCGTCAACGGATGGAACGTCGAGACCCCCGAAGGCGAGCGCAAGATCGCCGTCGCCCGAGATTACCGGGTCAAGTTCTCCCCCGGAGCCGTTGCCGACAACTCTGGAGTCTGGCTACAGGGCTGCTGCGAGGGTACTCACGGG CTGAGCGACACCCTCCTGTCTGTCCTGGGCACCCGCTCGGGCGAGATTGTTCAGTCGATTTTCAAGCAGTAA
- a CDS encoding Zn(2)-C6 fungal-type domain-containing protein: MRRLDGAGAGSGASGPAASPSPQPTGTGAAPPLQRLPVNPRRHKVAPERRKRVVTACNACNIRRVRCSGERPCRQCSSSSRECVYPVPVEKVTITRSELEDLRRKVDLYERALQDTVPEAISSAVPDATRRHELLGLLGRSDPYQATGGLAASEAARTPLSSVQPGTIAVTTAVDGQVQLVRAPSELPPPQQTDLQRQYQQHQPLPQVQFQDTPFPQLAAPPIVQVHHHRQDDEDGVSTEGRLLHDPDGHARFLGETSGATFLDYLKEFMTTVLPLAYQNLRPGSDGSAFLSSLGRYQTYDSRPLHDRDVDPFWFPPRPEMEYMLSELRCFLQDGNGNWPSGGIYWWGDLSSAPILPPMERDTPLARLNKCRHLAFYHTAFAVVSQATATPPQDLTVDSHLSEYYFSRARLLLGNPLDITRFIGNEVSTLTLMGFYLIEMNRRDAAYMCVSNAMHISIMHGAHRVWADEGGKRVFWTLYVLDRYLSCLMGRPPTIMDDAIRLQLPCDAPGMPPADGLKAHVELSRISGHIVCNTYRVSPWDGNTGPVRNLEEAIRLLDEWNINLPPSLQLSSNGLSDDPACCLLHMSYNQLIILTIRPLFFAAVKKSFAERLVTRQCSLRSHPQLPQLKRCTAAADHNIRLARQILALNHSRKLLQAGLHFIFNAAICLMLRELVVDDEVAEPRDKRVLCQDLDFVIARFEDESRIGSNYGRDCATVLRDLRVLVGRLRTPVDSSLEPLRSNTMPQQSATTTYDPIENRTTVDMGQQWPEKLTSEALQQPILVEQGHILYDELVSWIDGDWQSYSGYLI, encoded by the exons ATGCGGCGGCTCGAcggcgccggcgccggctcTGGGGCTTCGGGTCCAGCAGCGTCGCCGTCACCTCAGCCTACTGGTACTGGTGCTGCTCCGCCACTGCAGCGTCTTCCCGTGAATCCACGTCGACACAAGGTTGCTCCAGAACGGCGCAAACGCGTTGTAACAGC GTGCAATGCCTGTAATATCCGCAGAGTACGCTGCTCAGGCGAACGTCCTTGTCGCCAGTGCAGCTCGTCCTCGCGTGAATGCGTGTATCCCGTGCCCGTTGAAAAGGTCACCATTACGCGTTCTGAGCTGGAGGACCTGAGGCGCAAGGTCGACCTGTACGAGCGAGCCCTGCAGGATACGGTACCCGAAGCCATATCCAGCGCTGTGCCTGATGCCACGAGGCGCCACGAGCTGCTCGGCTTACTTGGTCGTTCGGATCCTTATCAGGCTACTGGGGGGTTGGCCGCAAGTGAAGCAGCCAGGACGCCACTGTCCAGCGTGCAGCCTGGTACTATCGCTGTGACGACGGCTGTAGATGGTCAGGTTCAGCTCGTCCGGGCACCATCTGAACTCCCTCCGCCTCAGCAAACCGACCTACAACGGCAAtaccagcagcatcagccgTTACCCCAAGTTCAATTCCAGGACACCCCATTCCCTCAGCTTGCCGCGCCCCCCATTGTCCAAGTTCATCACCATCGACaggacgatgaagatggcgtaTCGACTGAGGGCCGCTTGCTTCACGATCCTGATGGACACGCCCGCTTCCTCGGTGAGACGAGCGGCGCGACGTTTCTCGACTACTTGAAGGAATTCATGACAACCGTCCTACCTCTGGCATATCAGAATCTTCGTCCAGGTTCTGACGGCAGTGCATTCTTATCCAGCCTTGGCCGCTATCAAACATACGACTCACGGCCTTTACATGACCGAGATGTCGACCCTTTCTGGTTCCCTCCCCGGCCTGAAATGGAATATATGCTCTCCGAGCTACGATGCTTCCTCCAGGACGGTAACGGTAACTGGCCAAGCGGAGGTATCTACTGGTGGGGAGATCTCTCATCGGCGCCCATCCTCCCTCCCATGGAACGAGACACTCCTCTCGCCCGCTTAAACAAGTGCCGCCATCTCGCCTTCTATCATACTGCCTTTGCCGTCGTGTCCCAAGCCACAGCGACACCGCCCCAGGACTTGACTGTAGACTCTCATCTGAGCGAATACTACTTCAGTCGTGCCCGCCTTCTTCTAGGAAACCCCCTCGACATTACACGGTTTATCGGCAACGAGGTGTCGACGTTAACATTAATGGGCTTCTATCTGATCGAGATGAACCGTCGAGATGCCGCCTACATGTGTGTTAGCAATGCCATGCACATCAGCATCATGCATGGAGCCCACCGAGTATGGGCAGACGAGGGTGGTAAAAGAGTCTTCTGGACACTCTACGTCCTCGATCGATACTTGAGCTGCCTAATGGGACGCCCCCCTACTATCATGGACGATGCCATCCGACTTCAACTTCCATGCGACGCCCC AGGAATGCCTCCCGCCGATGGCCTGAAAGCTCATGTTGAACTCTCGCGTATATCAGGCCATATTGTGTGCAACACGTATCGTGTATCTCCATGGGATGGCAACACAGGGCCGGTTAGGAACCttgaagaggccatcagacTGCTTGACGAGTGGAATATTAATCTCCCTCCTTCTCTCCAACTCTCAAGTAACGGGTTGAGTGATGATCCAGCTTGTTGTCTGCTACACATGAGCTACAACCAG TTGATCATATTAACCATTCGACCCCTCTTCTTCGCGGCAGTGAAGAAGTCATTCGCAGAAAGACTAGTCACACGACAATGTTCTCTCCGTTCCCATCCCCAGCTCCCTCAACTCAAACGCTGCACCGCCGCAGCAGACCACAACATCCGCCTCGCCCGCCAGATCCTAGCCCTCAACCACTCCCGGAAGCTCCTCCAAGCCGGCCTCcacttcatcttcaacgccGCCATATGCTTGATGCTGCGGGAGCTGGTAGTGGATGACGAGGTCGCCGAGCCTAGGGATAAGAGAGTCCTATGTCAAGACCTAGACTTTGTCATTGCCAGGTTCGAGGATGAGAGTCGGATTGGGAGCAACTACGGTCGAGACTGCGCAACGGTTCTTCGAGACCTTCGCGTTCTCGTTGGACGCCTCCGGACACCAGTCGACAGTAGCCTTGAACCTCTACGCTCCAACACCATGCCACAGCAGTCTGCCACCACGACCTACGATCCGATCGAGAACCGGACCACGGTAGACATGGGACAACAATGGCCGGAGAAGTTGACTTCAGAGGCCCTCCAGCAACCGATTCTCGTTGAGCAGGGACATATCCTATATGATGAGCTGGTCTCTTGGATTGATGGGGATTGGCAATCATACAGCGGATATCTCATTTAA
- a CDS encoding Transcription factor BYE1 yields MSGKRQRPANSSRRLKGAEDDAPPPKRDKTSKTSRSNRSTNNSNSGEAEPRRSVRATKGQHTKSFDELEPATVPKRRQTKKTKKAKEQEQEQEQQQGQEEDEEDELIRCVCGATEQDEDSGEAWIACETCGAWQHNVCVGVSSFDDEIPEHYWCEQCRPEDHKELLDGMAKGEKPWEARRQAHEEAKKKKRGGRKGKSKRHSETKDEDKSKAKPSPAPDAPKEKKETKSGKRKAREDSHDTDGKVSRPFGILYGLCPVANPEWHVKTTKIRRVAENEAAPVPTVSYTPPADLAKAIGELPNQRMGPAKALNKSITHVLTSIQKQGNLQLEEGNTIESKSETLALQIERAVFDTHPVTKGQKEYSQQVKTLAFNLKNNPELCHGLLARTLSPSGLAVMTSEQLASSEMQKQTAEMKAKAEKQSIFYTSETGPRVRRTHKGEEVIDDESFVTDAPVPLPAGPRRPPVQTVKKEPVGGDKPDLASHPAQHDDKQRSPSHPDFDITKVFSSVKSPTASQNRRPSAPIAPANGPGVDADVDRMLQEENESPPYSPTEETQDPDVIWRGALAMSSIADFPATAKHIGGANFAAVGPWSKLIPRRMTVAGRITEQSAIEYLCSLRYSSFTDIIVVSITPVSPASHAEFNALIDYFVSKKRYGVVGDKVVGNVRDTYLVPVPPGEDNYPEFMLNLVDNKIPKTRTEPMLLAVFVYRNDPEQLKQLKDNAPNQQDASAQGSPTPVGHAQRSNSTASAGPAFSPATPQAPQGAFPQSSPPPHLHSMTPVPIPQPPHTRPVAAPAPTAPPASQPPAPTEMSEAQKYQAQQAGTAMAQEILGPLISVPTVQFILPQAWQMSRREWEVVRKIFERDPRAREDLQHLGTLLERETANDKAGAPAAA; encoded by the coding sequence ATGTCCGGTAAGCGACAACGACCCGCCAATTCGTCTAGACGCCTAAAGGGTGCTGAGGACGATGCTCCTCCCCCAAAGCGCGACAAAACCAGCAAAACCAGCCGTTCCAACAGATCAACTAATAACAGCAATTCAGGCGAAGCAGAACCTCGACGATCGGTGCGCGCCACCAAGGGCCAGCACACCAAATCCTTCGACGAACTTGAACCGGCGACCGTCCCCAAGCGACGACAGACAaaaaagaccaagaaggccaaggagcaaGAGCAGgaacaggagcagcagcaagggcaggaagaggatgaggaggacgagctcATCCGCTGCGTCTGCGGCGCGACTGAGCAGGACGAGGATTCTGGCGAGGCCTGGATCGCCTGCGAAACCTGCGGCGCGTGGCAGCACAACGTTTGCGTCGGAGTGAGCTCGTTTGACGACGAGATTCCCGAGCATTACTGGTGTGAACAATGCCGACCCGAAGATCATAAGGAGCTCCTTGACGGTATGGCTAAGGGAGAGAAGCCTTGGGAGGCCCGGCGTCAAGCGCAtgaagaggccaagaagaagaagcgcggCGGTCGCAAAGGCAAGAGCAAGCGACATAgcgagaccaaggacgaggacaagtccaaggccaagccgtCTCCGGCGCCAGATGCCCccaaagagaagaaggaaaccAAGTCTGGGAAACGAAAGGCTAGAGAAGACTCTCACGATACTGATGGCAAGGTAAGTCGTCCCTTTGGTATCCTGTATGGACTTTGTCCGGTTGCTAACCCTGAGTGGCATGTGAAGACGACCAAGATCCGCCGCGTAGCCGAGAACGAAGCCGCGCCTGTACCTACAGTCTCCTACACGCCTCCAGCAGACCTGGCCAAGGCGATCGGAGAGCTACCCAACCAGCGAATGGGACCAGCCAAGGCGTTGAACAAGTCCATCACGCATGTCTTGACCTCAATACAGAAGCAAGGCAACCTCCAGCTCGAGGAGGGCAACACGATCGAGTCCAAGTCCGAGACACTCGCTCTACAAATCGAACGGGCCGTCTTTGACACGCACCCTGTGACCAAGGGACAGAAGGAGTACAGCCAGCAGGTCAAAACACTGGCCTTCAACCTCAAGAACAACCCGGAACTGTGCCATGGGCTTCTGGCTAGGACCCTTTCGCCTTCGGGCCTGGCGGTCATGACATCAGAGCAGCTTGCTTCGTCAGAGATGCAGAAGCAGACTGCCGAGATGAAAGCCAAGGCCGAAAAGCAGTCTATTTTCTACACATCCGAAACAGGACCTCGTGTACGACGAACTCACAAGGGCGAAGAGGTTATCGACGACGAGTCGTTTGTTACTGACGCCCCAGTGCCTCTCCCAGCAGGTCCGCGTCGCCCACCGGTTCAGACCGTTAAGAAAGAGCCTGTCGGGGGAGACAAGCCGGACCTCGCTTCCCATCCAGCACAACATGACGATAAGCAACGATCACCGAGCCATCCCGATTTTGATATCACCAAGGTCTTCTCGAGTGTCAAGTCTCCGACTGCTTCTCAGAATCGCCGTCCATCGGCTCCCATAGCCCCGGCTAATGGCCCGGGTGTTGATGCTGATGTAGACCGGATGCTCCAAGAGGAGAACGAATCGCCCCCGTACTCTCCTACTGAGGAGACCCAGGACCCCGACGTTATCTGGCGGGGTGCGTTGGCTATGAGCTCGATCGCGGACTTCCCAGCAACGGCCAAGCACATCGGCGGCGCTAACTTTGCCGCGGTTGGACCATGGTCGAAACTGATTCCAAGACGAATGACAGTGGCTGGCCGCATCACGGAGCAGAGTGCCATAGAGTATCTCTGTAGTCTTCGCTACAGCAGCTTCACCGATATCATCGTTGTTAGCATTACACCCGTGTCTCCAGCTTCGCATGCCGAGTTTAACGCTCTCATCGACTACTTTGTGAGCAAGAAGCGGTATGGTGTAGTCGGGGACAAGGTTGTAGGAAATGTGCGAGACACATATCTCGTGCCAGTTCCCCCTGGAGAGGACAATTATCCCGAGTTTATGCTCAACCTTGTTGACAACAAGATCCCCAAGACCCGCACTGAGCCGATGTTGTTGGCGGTCTTTGTGTATCGCAACGATCCTGAACAGCTTAAGCAACTGAAGGATAATGCACCGAATCAACAAGATGCGAGCGCACAGGGGTCACCAACTCCGGTAGGGCATGCTCAACGAAGTAACTCGACAGCGTCAGCAGGTCCTGCCTTCTCACCAGCAACACCTCAGGCGCCCCAGGGAGCATTCCCTCAGAGTTCGCCGCCACCTCACCTGCATTCGATGACACCGGTGCCCATCCCACAGCCGCCTCATACCAGACCAGTTGCGGCCCCAGCACCAACTGCGCCCCCAGCTAGCCAGCCGCCGGCTCCGACAGAGATGTCGGAGGCACAGAAGTACCAGGCTCAGCAGGCTGGTACCGCTATGGCTCAAGAGATCCTTGGACCCCTGATTAGTGTTCCGACGGTTCAGTTCATCCTCCCCCAAGCGTGGCAGATGTCACGAAGGGAGTGGGAGGTGGTTCGGAAGATCTTTGAGCGAGATCCTCGCGCACGAGAAGATCTTCAACATCTTGGAACCCTCCTGGAGAGGGAGACGGCAAACGACAAGGCAGGAgcgcctgctgctgcttaa
- a CDS encoding Proteasome subunit alpha type → MSRRYDSRTTIFSPEGRLYQVEYALEAISHAGTAIGILAKDGIVLAAERKVTSKLLEQDTSAEKLYILNDNMICAVAGMTADANILINYARQAAQRYLLTYNEDIPCEQLVRRLCDLKQGYTQHGGLRPFGVSFIYAGWDPRRQFQLYLSNPSGNYGGWKATSAGANNASAQSLLKQDYKEDCTLKEACGMAVKVLSKTMDSTKLSSEKIEFATVGQTEDGKIYHRLWSADEITALLKEHDLAKSEETEEK, encoded by the exons atgtcTCGCCGCTACGATTCCCGA ACAACCATCTTCTCACCAGAGGGTCGCCTGTACCAGGTCGAATATGCGCTAGAGGCCATCTCACACGCCGGTACCGCCATTGGTATCCTGGCCAAGGATGGTATCGTCCTGGCCGCCGAGCGAAAGGTCACCTCGAAGCTGTTGGAGCAGGACACTTCGGCCGAGAAGCTCTACATCCTGAACGA CAACATGATCTGCGCTGTTGCTGGAATGACCGCCGATgccaacatcctcatcaactATGCTCGACAAGCCGCCCAGCGATACCTCCTCACTTACAATGAAGACATCCCCTGTGAGCAGCTCGTTCGCCGACTCTGTGATCTCAAGCAGGGCTACACTCAGCACGGTGGTCTGCGACCCTTCGGTGTGTCCTTCATCTATGCGGGGTGGGACCCTCGAAGACAGTTCCAGCTCTACCTAAGCAACCCCTCGGGCAACTACGGTGGCTGGAAGGCCACAAGCGCGGGTGCCAACAATGCTAGCGCACAGAGCTTGTTGAAGCAGGATTACAAGGAGGATTGTACCCTGAAGGAAGCTTGCGGTATGGCCGTCAAGGTCCTGAGCAAGACCATGGATTCTACCAAGCTCAGCAGCGAGAAGA TCGAGTTTGCGACAGTAGGACAGACCGAGGACGGCAAGATCTACCACCGGCTGTGGAGCGCCGACGAGATCACGGCGCTGTTGAAGGAGCACGATCTGGCAAAGAGCGAGGAAACCGAGGAAAAGTAG
- a CDS encoding WW domain-containing protein codes for MLKSTHKPSAAALAPLPPGWTEHTAPTGHTYYYNAETKESTYKRPGTELPPPQPAQPPASAYPAYGSMPSLADPNVANAYMAQLNQTQHGGPQNHQRGGHGGGRGGFEGRPRPQPVDKPRRKEAIPGCEPWILVYTKYSRRFVYNPVKNASYWRIPEKLMPAILELDKERLRKKAEGLSVEEPEAKKDEKEDEPTAASMTEVPGQENDDDSEYEEVEVTDDEGEGEGEGDDRPSKRQRTEEDAAEDDDEDMPMEFTEADFAAQLQAMGEDYGLEPGDYDDGNAEEWPEGAEGVPFTQEDAKALFKDLLNDFNINPYSPWEKLLEEGKIIDDLRYTALSTTKARRECWDEWTRERIAELKEQRARQEKRDPRIALLAFLQEKATPKLYWPEFKRKYKKEEVMKTLKITDKDREKLYREHISRLKMPQSKLKSDLTALLKAQPIRLLNNKSLSTGLPDAILTDIRYISLEPQVRDPLIEAYVSNLPPPPEDPGAAKDDEERKKQQEAREKRQKALEDRNRAVEEQRRKRDREVAVSKARLREEERELEMAMNVGKQGLQSQLASMKETEKESS; via the coding sequence ATGCTCAAATCAACACATAAACCATCAGCAGCCGCCCTGGCGCCGCTGCCTCCAGGATGGACCGAACACACGGCGCCGACCGGCCATACATACTACTACAATGCCGAGACGAAAGAGTCAACATACAAGCGCCCAGGGACCGAGCTCCCACCACCACAGCCGGCGCAACCACCAGCATCCGCCTATCCTGCTTATGGCTCTATGCCTTCCCTCGCCGATCCCAACGTCGCCAATGCCTATATGGCGCAACTCAACCAAACGCAACATGGAGGGCCGCAGAATCATCAGAGAGGTGGTCATGGAGGAGGTCGTGGAGGTTTCGAGGGTCGGCCGCGCCCACAGCCAGTCGACAAGCCGAGAAGGAAAGAAGCGATTCCAGGTTGCGAACCGTGGATCCTAGTATACACCAAGTACTCGAGGCGATTCGTGTACAATCCGGTCAAGAATGCCAGTTACTGGCGCATTCCAGAGAAGCTGATGCCGGCAATCCTGGAGCTTGACAAGGAACGGCTTCGCAAGAAAGCAGAAGGACTATCTGTGGAAGAGccagaggccaagaaggatgaAAAGGAGGACGAGCCCACAGCGGCATCTATGACAGAAGTACCAGGCCAAGAGAACGATGACGACAGCGAATacgaggaggtcgaggtgaCAGATGACGAAGGCGAAGGCGAAGGCGAAGGCGATGATCGCCCATCGAAACGACAGCGAACCGAAGAAGACGCAgccgaggacgatgacgaggacatgCCGATGGAGTTCACAGAAGCGGATTTTGCGGCGCAACTTCAAGCTATGGGGGAGGACTATGGTCTGGAACCCGGCGACTACGATGACGGCAACGCCGAGGAATGGCCTGAAGGCGCTGAAGGCGTACCATTTACACAAGAAGACGCCAAGGCCCTGTTTAAGGATCTGCTCAACGACTTCAACATCAACCCCTACAGCCCATGGGAGAAACTACTGGAAGAAGGAAAGATCATTGACGATTTGCGATACACCGCCCTGAGCACTACCAAGGCACGACGGGAATGCTGGGACGAGTGGACACGAGAAAGGATTGCCGAGCTAAAGGAGCAAAGGGCCCGACAGGAAAAGAGGGACCCTCGTATTGCTCTCCTGGCCTTCCTACAAGAAAAGGCAACGCCGAAGCTTTACTGGCCCGAGTTCAAGAGGAAatacaagaaggaggaagtgATGAAGACCCTCAAAATCACTGACAAGGATCGCGAGAAGTTATACCGAGAGCACATCAGCCGACTAAAGATGCCACAGTCAAAGCTCAAGTCGGACCTCACTGCCCTGCTCAAGGCGCAGCCCATCCGCCTCCTTAACAACAAGTCGTTATCGACCGGCTTACCTGACGCCATCCTTACTGATATTCGGTATATATCCCTTGAGCCCCAGGTTCGCGATCCTTTGATCGAGGCTTACGTGAGCAACCTGCCTCCGCCACCCGAGGACCCAGGCGCAgccaaggacgacgaggagaggaagaagcagcagGAGGCGCGCGAGAAGCGTCAAAAGGCACTCGAAGACAGGAATCGGGCCGTTGAGGAacagaggaggaagcgggACCGTGAGGTTGCAGTCAGCAAGGCCCGGctgagagaggaagagagggaactggagatggcgatgaaTGTGGGGAAGCAAGGATTACAGAGTCAATTGGCCAGCATGAAAGAAACTGAGAAGGAATCTTCATGA
- a CDS encoding Nudix hydrolase domain-containing protein: MTSRAIVSRTSRLCISSPRTRTVSTNMAPLKHRAVASSFIFKFPEDDMTKKPQVALFRRSGQVSTYQHKYAGVSGSVEETDENPLATAWREIQEETTLTSDSLRLFRQGKPFSFADESIGRKWTINPFGFVLKSEKEGGRGEAGIQIDWEHEDYEWFDPAVINESEGFQGVPRILESLRRVWFNIDLGEAAGKTLAEGLTALQTDHESGARQLASKALDIFIKVIRQLDTGARDQWWKNVRFAGWHLWKNGRESMGASILNVVLASLKLIEQRLPSQGTVSADSVDGMIAELGKYAQERQDAGSKVSASLEAFLEQTISGDEPLRILTLSSSSTITSGITRVLSKTSRPVEVRVLESRPLFEGVKMASAIGSFVEENKVNARLVIYTDASVGVAAKEVDVVLFGADLIDKTANVSNKTGSLPAVLTAKHASPKSKIVVLSEKEKVLPFNPPGQEENDPREVTQAWDGLTPSTTKGPNTHVDVKNIYFEWIPSSLIDHYVTEDGIATSEGISGWAGEVHKRADQFFTDL, from the exons ATGACCTCACGAGCAATTGTTTCCAGAACTTCAAGATTGTGTatctcatcaccaagaaccCGCACCGTTTCAACCAACATGGCACCTCTCAAGCATCGAGCAGTTGCGTccagcttcatcttcaagtTTCCTGAAGATGATATGACGAAGAAGCCCCAGGTGGCCCTGTTTCGGCGTAGCGGCCAAGTCAGCACATATCA GCACAAGTATGCCGGCGTTTCTGGCAGTGTAGAGGAGACGGATGAGAATCCTCTCGCAACGGCATGGCGGGAGATTCAAGAAGAGACAACACTCACCAGCGACTCGCTGCGCTTATTCCGTCAAGGCAAGCCATTCTCGTTCGCCGATGAGTCTATCGGTAGAAAGTGGACGATCAATCCATTCGGCTTCGTTCTCAAGtccgagaaggagggcggcCGTGGTGAAGCCGGTATCCAGATTGACTGGGAGCACGAAGATTACGAATGGTTCGACCCAGCTGTAATCAACGAGTCGGAGGGCTTCCAAGGTGTTCCACGTATCCTCgagagcttgaggagggTCTGGTTCAACATTGATCTAGGCGAAGCGGCTGGAAAGACTCTAGCCGAGGGTTTAACCGCTTTGCAAACAGATCATGAGAGTGGAGCACGCCAACTAGCTTCGAAAGCGCTCGACATCTTCATCAAGGTGATTCGGCAACTCGACACTGGTGCCCGAGACCAATGGTGGAAGAATGTTAGGTTCGCCGGTTGGCATCTTTGGAAGAATGGGCGGGAGAGCATGGGGGCATCGATACTCAACGTCGTCCTCGCCAGCCTAAAACTGATCGAGCAACGGTTGCCTTCTCAAGGTACAGTCTCGGCCGACTCGGTCGATGGCATGATCGCAGAACTCGGGAAATATGCCCAAGAACGACAAGATGCCGGCTCCAAAGTCAGCGCATCGCTCGAAGCCTTCTTGGAACAAACGATTTCAGGCGACGAGCCACTCAGAATCCTCACCCTTTCCTCCAGTTCTACCATTACATCAGGTATTACGCGGGTGCTATCAAAGACGTCGCGGCCTGTGGAGGTGCGTGTCCTCGAATCCCGGCCGCTCTTTGAAGGTGTCAAGATGGCGAGTGCAATTGGCTCGTTTGTCGAGGAAAACAAGGTCAATGCCCGCTTGGTAATATACACCGACGCAAGCGTCGGCGTTGCTGCCAAAGAGGTCGACGTCGTGTTATTCGGGGCGGACCTGATCGACAAGACGGCCAATGTTAGCAACAAGACGGGTTCGCTGCCTGCCGTCTTGACGGCTAAGCATGCCTCTCCAAAGTCCAAGATCGTCGTATTATccgagaaggaaaaggtaCTCCCGTTCAACCCGCCTGGTCAAGAGGAGAATGATCCACGTGAGGTTACGCAAGCATGGGATGGGCTCACGCCGTCGACAACCAAAGGCCCAAACACCCACGTTGACGTGAAAAACATCTATTTCGAATGGATACCCTCGAGCCTCATCGATCACTACGTCACGGAAGACGGGATTGCCACCTCTGAGGGGATTTCTGGATGGGCGGGGGAGGTTCACAAGCGAGCGGACCAGTTCTTCACCGATCTTTGA